One region of Candidatus Bathyarchaeota archaeon genomic DNA includes:
- the budA gene encoding acetolactate decarboxylase has translation MQLRVKLALGIVVAALVLCSFFAGIQIQSGSSQNVTRDVLFQLSTYNQLVAGDYAGTMTYADLAQHGDFGIGTFDGLDGEMIALDGVFYQVPSSGVPHEASPDQTAPYTTITFFEKDQTFTVSNLNFTQLKANIDEQLPAKDTIYAIKVSGNFEYAQTRSPQKQSIPYPNITDALKTQSVFNLTEVSATAVGFFFPSSMSGVDYAGYHLHLITDDKTAGGHLLDCIIQNATVELKEIKEYTLVLP, from the coding sequence ATGCAGCTCAGAGTTAAATTGGCATTGGGAATCGTGGTTGCGGCTCTTGTTTTATGTAGCTTTTTTGCAGGGATCCAAATTCAATCAGGCTCCAGCCAAAACGTTACCCGCGATGTGCTTTTCCAGTTATCCACATATAATCAATTGGTCGCCGGCGATTATGCAGGCACTATGACCTACGCTGACTTAGCCCAACATGGAGATTTTGGTATTGGCACATTCGACGGGTTAGACGGCGAAATGATCGCCCTTGACGGCGTATTCTATCAAGTGCCCAGCAGCGGCGTCCCCCATGAAGCCAGCCCTGATCAAACAGCACCCTACACCACCATCACCTTCTTTGAAAAAGACCAAACTTTCACTGTTTCTAACCTAAACTTTACCCAACTAAAAGCAAACATCGACGAGCAGTTGCCAGCTAAAGACACAATTTATGCCATAAAAGTAAGCGGCAACTTTGAATATGCCCAGACCCGTAGCCCCCAAAAACAGAGTATACCCTATCCAAACATAACTGACGCCCTTAAAACGCAATCCGTCTTTAATTTAACTGAGGTTTCTGCGACAGCGGTAGGGTTCTTTTTCCCAAGCAGCATGTCCGGCGTTGATTATGCGGGTTATCATTTGCATTTAATCACTGACGATAAAACAGCAGGCGGACACCTGTTGGATTGTATTATCCAAAATGCAACTGTTGAGCTTAAAGAAATCAAAGAATACACTCTTGTTTTGCCATAG